The Anabaena sp. PCC 7108 region TTTCCCGATATCCGTACAACGCAAGTCTACTGAAGATGCCGAAGCTGTCTATCAGCTGCTTTTGGCAGCAATGCGCTCTGGCAATCCTGATATCGTGGAACTCAAGTGCGAAGGCAAAACAGAGAAGAAAATTGCTGTCCGTGCTAGTGAAATTTCGGGAGTACAGATTGTACAGAAAGATGGTACAGCTGTTGGTGGTACTAGACCACCTGGCTTTTTTGCCCTAGCTACTGAGTAAGCAAGGTGTAAAAATGTCGGCAGTAGGCATCGAAGTTAAGGATTTAAACTTCATTTGGCCTAATGGGGAGCAAGTAATTAAATCTTGCTCTCTTAAAGTCCCCAAAGGTGAATTTTGGATGCTCTTGGGTACTAATGGCAGTGGTAAATCAACTCTCCTGAGACTGATAGCCGGACTATTGGCTCCCCAATCTGGTGAAATCGGCATTTTACCTCCCGTTGGCTTTGTGTTCCAAAATCCAGATCATCAGTTAGTTATGCCAACCGTTGGTGCGGATGTTGCCTTTGGATTGGTGGCAGAAAGATTGTCTTCTACTGCGGTGAGAACTAGGGTTGAGGAGGCTTTAGATGCGGTAAATTTGCTGTCTCTACAACGCCGTCCTATCTATGCTCTTTCTGGAGGACAAAAACAGCGTGTGGCCATTGCTGGTGCGATCGCTCGTCACTGTGAAGTCCTATTATTAGATGAACCCACTGCTTTACTAGATCCTGATAGTCAACTAGACTTGGTGGCTAGTGTTCGTCGTCTGGTTAAAAGTCGAGGAATTACAGCTTTGTGGGTGACTCATCGTTTGGATGAGTTAAACTACTGTGATGGCGCTTTCTTATTGGAAAAGGGTTCTTTAGTGGATTCCGGTCAAGCCGAGCGTCTCAAACAGCGTCTCATGAAAACAGACAACCAAGCTTCCTAAGAGAACTCCAAAAAATCATTTATTCTATAGAACACCCGTTCTCAAAAAAATATTCACCGACTTTTTGATTGAAAAGTCTTTAAATATCGAGATTTTCTCACATTTGTCACCACATTTACCCCAAAATCCATAATCAGGAATTACTCGATGCCAGAAAACAGCTTACAGCTTGCTGTTAAGGTATCGAGTTTTTTGATTTAGGATTTTGAGCCGATACAAAAATTATTTATTCAATTCTGAAAAACTCGGAAAAGTACTAGTTTTAAAGGAAAGTTGTCATCTGTGGCTTCTGTCTTGGGGTGTAGTTTTGCTATGCCTCAGCATTTTTTATCTTATGTAACATAGTGTTACACCAGATGCTTCAATTACTATAAATCTTATGAATGATTTTTGTTAACTCTAGATAATTGTGATTAAAAACCATGTCTCGTTCTATCATCCCATCCATTTTATTAGTGGATGGTTACAATATTATAGGCGCTTGGCCTTGCTTGAAAAAAACCCGTGATGGTGCCGGACTGGAGGCAGCACGTGGGGAATTGGTGGAAGCGATAACAAATTACAGCGCTTTTCAAGGTTATGAAACTCAAATAGTTTTTGATGCTCAATATCAAAATACAGCCAGCAATAGAGAAACTATTACAGACTTTCTCACAGTTCATTACACAGATTTTGGGCAGAC contains the following coding sequences:
- a CDS encoding energy-coupling factor ABC transporter ATP-binding protein translates to MSAVGIEVKDLNFIWPNGEQVIKSCSLKVPKGEFWMLLGTNGSGKSTLLRLIAGLLAPQSGEIGILPPVGFVFQNPDHQLVMPTVGADVAFGLVAERLSSTAVRTRVEEALDAVNLLSLQRRPIYALSGGQKQRVAIAGAIARHCEVLLLDEPTALLDPDSQLDLVASVRRLVKSRGITALWVTHRLDELNYCDGAFLLEKGSLVDSGQAERLKQRLMKTDNQAS